The Phragmites australis chromosome 15, lpPhrAust1.1, whole genome shotgun sequence genome window below encodes:
- the LOC133893557 gene encoding putative cis-zeatin O-glucosyltransferase has product MESESPVAVVTVPFPAQGHLNQLLHLSLLLASRGLPVHFAAPEPHLREARARLHGWDAADSLLAAVRFRALEIPACASPPPDPSSPFPVHVQPLFEAFCAGARAPLAALLAELSASHRRVVVLHDRMAAFAAAEAARLPNGEAFGVHCLAASYNVGWMDPGHRLLREHGLVFHPPDSCATKEFVALAKRMGQERRRAPVAGMVVNTCRVLEGEFLDVLAGIPSSDGHKLFAVGPLNPVLLPDASRSARPLAERNAPARHECLQWLDKQPPSSVLYVSFGTTSSLRPEQVRELAAALRSSNQRFIWVLRDADRADMRDAAVSHGRLAVAASELGDATARGAGVMVTGWAPQLEILAHCATAAFMSHCGWNSTVESLSHGKPILAWPMHSDQPWDAELVCKYLRAGVLVRPWEHRHDITPAAAIREAIERVMASDEGTSMQLRATALGEAVRDAVAEGGSSRRDLDDLVAYMTR; this is encoded by the coding sequence ATGGAATCCGAATCCCCCGTGGCCGTCGTGACGGTGCCGTTCCCGGCGCAGGGCCACCTGAACCAGCTCCTGCACCTATCCCTGCTACTCGCCTCACGCGGGCTCCCCGTCCACTTCGCCGCGCCGGAGCCGCACCTCCGCGAGGCCCGCGCGCGCCTGCACGGCTGGGACGCCGCCGactccctcctcgccgccgtccgCTTCCGCGCTCTCGAGATCCCCGCTTGCGCGTCCCCTCCCCCGGACCCCTCGTCCCCGTTCCCGGTGCACGTGCAGCCCCTCTTCGAGGCATTCTGCGCCGGCGCGCGGGCCCCACTCGCCGCGCTCCTGGCGGAGCTCTCCGCGTCCCACCGCCGCGTCGTCGTGCTGCACGACCGCATGGCGGCGTTCGCCGCGGCCGAGGCTGCGCGGCTGCCCAACGGCGAGGCGTTCGGGGTGCACTGCCTCGCCGCCTCCTACAACGTCGGGTGGATGGACCCCGGGCACCGCCTCCTGCGGGAGCACGGCCTCGTCTTCCACCCGCCCGACTCCTGCGCGACCAAGGAGTTCGTGGCGCTTGCCAAGCGGATGGGCCAGGAGCGCAGGCGCGCCCCTGTAGCCGGGATGGTCGTGAACACCTGCCGCGTGCTCGAGGGCGAGTTCCTCGACGTGCTGGCGGGGATCCCCTCCTCGGACGGCCACAAGCTGTTCGCCGTTGGGCCTCTGAACCCGGTGCTCCTCCCCGACGCGAGCAGGAGCGCGCGGCCCCTGGCGGAGAGGAACGCGCCCGCGCGGCACGAGTGCCTGCAGTGGCTCGACAAGCAGCCGCCGTCGTCGGTACTGTACGTCTCGTTCGGCACGACGTCGTCGCTCCGGCCAGAGCAGGTGCGCGAGCTGGCAGCCGCGCTGCGCAGCAGCAACCAGCGGTTCATCTGGGTGCTCCGCGACGCCGACCGCGCGGACATGCGCGATGCCGCGGTGAGTCACGGGCGCCTCGCCGTCGCGGCGTCCGAGCTCGGCGACGCGACGGCGCGAGGGGCCGGCGTTATGGTCACAGGGTGGGCGCCGCAGCTGGAGATCCTGGCGCACTGCGCGACGGCTGCGTTCATGAGCCACTGCGGGTGGAACTCGACCGTGGAGAGCCTGAGCCACGGGAAGCCCATCCTGGCGTGGCCCATGCACAGCGACCAGCCCTGGGACGCCGAGCTCGTGTGCAAGTACCTCAGGGCCGGCGTCCTCGTGCGGCCGTGGGAGCATCGCCACGACATCACGCCGGCAGCCGCGATCCGCGAGGCGATCGAGAGGGTGATGGCCTCGGACGAAGGGACTTCGATGCAGCTGCGGGCGACGGCACTCGGGGAGGCCGTCCGCGACGCCGTG